The following nucleotide sequence is from Synechococcus sp. KORDI-52.
GCAGCTGTGCTTCCGTTGGAGCTGGCGACCGCGGCCACCGGTTTCGCCTTCGCCGCACTGCGGGTCCGCGTGCGGCGAACAGTCTTTTTGCTGGCCGGAGCCTTTGCTGAGACAGGTTTTTTGGCCGACATCGTTTTCTTCACCGTCCGGCGTGTCCGACCGGTTGTTCCACGGCTGCGATGGCTGAGCACGAGGGCCCACTCCTCATCACTGAGGGTGGAGGGCTTGCTCCCGTGGGCATAGGACAACTTGGCCGCCTTCTCGATGTCCTTGATCAGATTGGACCAGGACGTGGCGAATCGCTTGTCTGACTGGGACTTCGCACCACTTTCGACCAGGGTCTCGACGACCCCGGCAGCCGAAACCTTCTTGCGGCGACGATTGAAGATCTCCTTCTGAAGCTGAGCGATCAGGGCATCGGCCTTGTCGCTGAGCTTGATCGTGAGCTGCGACATGACGCAGTTGGATAGCTATCTCATCTGTAGCATCCGGGACTCACGCCAACCCATTGGTGGTATCAAGGCTGGGTTGTCGATTGGCCCAACCAGTCGAGCAGTGCTTCAAAAGCAGGCGCAGAACCCACAACCCTGCGTCCCAGCGCCACGGCGCCATGCCCCGCCTCCAGCCAGACGGAGATGTCACTCACCTCAAGACCGCCTGCCGCGATCACAAAGGGCAAGGGACCGAGCGGTGCATGCAATCGCCCCCAATATCCCGGCCCCAGGTTCGCCGCAGGAAACAGCTTGACGACACGACATCCGTGCCGCATGGCTTGATGCACTTCTGAGGGACTGAACACGCCAGGCACCAGCAACACGCCAAGGGCCCTGGCCTGCTCCACCAACTCCGGACACCAGCAGGGCGCCATGGCATAGCCAAGGTTCAACCGGGAAAGAACTGTCAGCGCCTTGGTCGATGTGACAGAAGCCACTCCGAGGTTCAGGGCGGGGCAGAGGTCCTGAATCCGTTGGATGAACTCCACCCAACCCGGCTGATTCAGCCAGGCCACTTCGAGATGGCGCAGACCTGCGGCGTGGAGCTGCTGCACTTGCCCCAATAAGCGA
It contains:
- a CDS encoding bifunctional 4-hydroxy-2-oxoglutarate aldolase/2-dehydro-3-deoxy-phosphogluconate aldolase — translated: MRQELLVASLQRQPLLLVVRPEPNDLAPTGAGSRLLGQVQQLHAAGLRHLEVAWLNQPGWVEFIQRIQDLCPALNLGVASVTSTKALTVLSRLNLGYAMAPCWCPELVEQARALGVLLVPGVFSPSEVHQAMRHGCRVVKLFPAANLGPGYWGRLHAPLGPLPFVIAAGGLEVSDISVWLEAGHGAVALGRRVVGSAPAFEALLDWLGQSTTQP